tgaccctctctGCCTAaaccctgccctgggaggaatccctgcttaagcatttggctggttacaacttcattggggctgcacataatgacattcatttgtgcaaggatatcacgcccccataagttaacaggtaggctcgggactacaaagggttgagtggtgcctttgtttccctcagggtcttcccatgtcaaaatttttgagctctggagagtattttgagactgtcctataccttgtaagtgcgtaagggagggctgcagtggccatgaatcgggccaggcgtcttgggcaatgaccgtggaatcggcgccagaatcaagaaggccctcaaaaagtttaccatctaattttagccgcagggtgggccgttctttggtgatagcttggacccaatagagatcagaagagccagggcaagaagcacctcggttagaggcgatggctgggaaggatgtattaaggggcaagggtaatgcctgagctaagcgctgtcccttagagacatacacagggccggtaagcgcgctggctaagatgcTAATTTCCCCGgtgaagtcactatctactatggaggggtggactatgagccctgcaagagtggaggaggctcggcccagaataaaaaagaacatattagcagGGGGGGGGCGCGTGTCCAAatgagccagtgggcaaaatttgaacaccatcctcaggtcttaatattgtgtcggaggaggcacacaagtccactcctgcgctccctgtggttgctcggaggagtctaaagtctgagggctctcttgtcggctgttctccgagactgaaattgaataggacggggggcccggggctggcccctcaggccgttttccgaaagggggggcaaggggttttTAAGGTAATTGGTCTTGGAGCGGGattgattggcccaatgctttcccctcctacagcgaggacagagggaggagggctgatCTGGCCTGCCTGGCGGTTTATTGCGGTTAGAGGTAGCGGAGGAGGCGGCTaaggggcactgcctcgcaaagtgccctggttgaccgcacttaaagcagtccctctgggccgcggtcccttggatggcggctcTAACCGCAAGCTGTACGGCCTGCGATACTCTATGGGTGAAGGGGTCAACATCGTTACACATTTGGATCATATCGTTAAGGTCTTTTTtcttaagtttgcccctgaggatggccctgcaagtgctgttggcattttcataggccaattgtttaatgagtttattatcgCTATCTTCTTGTCtgagggtcctctcagcagattccAATAGtctacctacaaattcactaaagccctcttgagctccctgggtgatttttgtcagggcagtgagaacagatcccgtagagggaagtgctcgccaggcgccgaaggcggctgcggcggtctgagacaagaGCCCAATcgggagtctcctttggcgctgttcagcgGCAAACCtcccttgtccgctaagcttttcaagggtccaagatgcggaactggggttttttaaattatgagcAGCCGTGGTCTGGCAGCGGTCGATAAAGTCGGCCTTCCATGAGAGGAACTgcccgcgagaaaggaccgcctgtactagcttgatccattctccggggagcaggtagccgcctcccgaggctgcctccaggagggagtaggtaaagggtgcattgggcccatacgtcctaacggcagagttcagttcttttaaggttttgaactttagtctgcgaaattcagtgggctctgagtctgtCTCTTCCGGGAGGTCGTCGCtttcgctttctctttccctcccttccgtatcctcgttatctgaatcttggggcgaggactggctcgaagaaggggcggcaaggtcttcTCGCCTATTAGACCGGGTAACTACTGGTAATGCTAGGGCTTTAGGagaggattttaaggattttttatgtaAGGTGACGTgcgactgggcggtctcatgacgggGCTGGCTAATGAGGacagaatctttaagcgtatcttggagggaggacaagtctttggaaagctggacaaactctttttgaagttgtaagacatcttttaattgcgtaaccctttgacttaagtcttctttggcacgcaaaagcaa
This Microcebus murinus isolate Inina chromosome 10, M.murinus_Inina_mat1.0, whole genome shotgun sequence DNA region includes the following protein-coding sequences:
- the LOC105858629 gene encoding uncharacterized protein LOC105858629 encodes the protein MGHSLSKEAVFIKELKASLRERGIRVKKKDLVKFFVFIDRACPWFIVGGPEIHPRKWQKVGRDLNNLLLNQGPDAVPVSVFSYWGLIRDIVEGADSDPNKKQLLSVAEFCLRPVSRSASGTSLKTAEGSTSPNDPEGPTCPSPCPSVCINMPPQDPSAELQTSRDEPPISRPDPKTLYPPLPEGTAPHAFNYPVFKRQSLRESLDPTEEATLEEEAARYHNPEWPPLTAAPHRPLPCPPQICAPSLMPPLTMPLLLRAKEDLSQRVTQLKDVLQLQKEFVQLSKDLSSLQDTLKDSVLISQPRHETAQSHVTLHKKSLKSSPKALALPVVTRSNRREDLAAPSSSQSSPQDSDNEDTEGRERESESDDLPEETDSEPTEFRRLKFKTLKELNSAVRTYGPNAPFTYSLLEAASGGGYLLPGEWIKLVQAVLSRGQFLSWKADFIDRCQTTAAHNLKNPSSASWTLEKLSGQGRFAAEQRQRRLPIGLLSQTAAAAFGAWRALPSTGSVLTALTKITQGAQEGFSEFVGRLLESAERTLRQEDSDNKLIKQLAYENANSTCRAILRGKLKKKDLNDMIQMCNDVDPFTHRVSQAVQLAVRAAIQGTAAQRDCFKCGQPGHFARQCPLAASSATSNRNKPPGRPDQPSSLCPRCRRGKHWANQSRSKTNYLKNPLPPLSENGLRGQPRAPRPIQFQSRRTADKRALRL